In Apis cerana isolate GH-2021 linkage group LG3, AcerK_1.0, whole genome shotgun sequence, the sequence CACGTAAATCACTCTGTGCAATCAATTTAATACTGTCCATTTCTCCACTTTGTGATAATTCTAATCTTGAGGTAGTTTCGGCATCGAGCGCAGTTTTAAGCTTTCCCatctatattgaaaaaaacgattaaatgtaatatttgtatttcatttatatctttaaaattcatttttatctttaccataatattaatcttttcaacACGTTCTTGAGGCTCCAAGTGTTTGTACAGAAACTTGCCGGTATCTTTAGCCCTAGACATAAGACCATCATCCAAATCCCCTGCTACTAGAGGAGCTGCCACACTTGGCTCAGCACCCTCCAAAAGATCAGGACTTATGCCCAAGCCTCCGACCAATGAATTCtaaatgtttcaataatttgatCAGACACATTGGAGcataatattcgatatttagaTCTTGTCCCTATGAAATAAATGCACCTACCTTCGattgatatgataataaagGTGTAAAGAAAGCATCGTTTATTGCACTAttagaaattgtaataattatgcaGCATCAATacaacgatattttatataataagcatGATGGCTCAATGTGCATCTGCATATCTGTTACTTCAACATAACAGTTAGTGccataagaaacaaaaaatatagccGTTTGCAGTAGAAAGTAAAAGCTTgtataagaattttcaaaaaacgtTGCACGAAAGATTGAACGCGAAgcgaatcaaataatataagctTTAAAATCACAATCAATATAATCATAAGCGTGTTTTCTGCCCCCTACAATTGCtggtatatataaaagaataggacaaagaatagaaatagagCAGAGAAGGCCtgaaattacattttgatttaatCACAATTGATAAACATCAAAACGTTATTAATagctaatataataattattagcaaAATGATCAATATAATCCTTCTCTGTTCCAACTGAACAAATTTGTGTTATTAAATTCTACCTTGCGGGATGCACAGGGACTTGGGGGAAGACTTCTAGATGCCAAACCAGTACCGGAAGCCGGCGGGGCCAAGCAACTGGTACTTCCAGCCTTCTTCAGGCCCATTAGAGTATTAGCTATACTAGCCTTCATGGCCATCATAGTTGCACCCTGATTAATTGATCAAtggatttcaaatttattaataattttatttatctaattataaaaaccgataaaagaaagaaaaacaaaacataCAAACAATCGTGCCCTCAATCTCGCTCTTGATTATTTAATGTGTAAAAGgttaaattagtttattagaCAATAATAAAGCAAATAATCTATTCACTTACAAAACTCATAAATACATTAGAAGCAAGGTGTTAAGGTGCAAACCTACAAAAAACCTTCACCTCCCTATTATGCAGATGATCAATTTTATTGCCAACAATAAAGTGAATCACACTTAACAGTTGTTTCCCTATGTACAAAATACCAAGAATActctaaatatttcaagtataCATTAATTGCCCAAAATTTGCAATTCCTTGATTACAGCATTGCATACTGTACAATTAAATATCACTAATAAAGCGTAGATATGTAtagtaattgtaattttataatatttcttttttaaaatttcattctaacCACAGttgaataacaaaattttatctttcaaaattaatatacaattttttttaataaaaatataaattatgtatatatatatcacatatgTTAATAAACTTCAATCcagaaatttaactttaaattctaattatatatcttaattataattattatttttaaaaagtgacATTGTATAAATCACaatgaaaaaaacgaataagaaTATTCGTTTTATGGAATTGTCAACAAGATATAACATTCATTGCGATTTTAAAGTTTAGTATATTTGAAAGTTTCATTAAGTTGACAATACCATTctcatgtaataaaaatttttattacgtctTGAGTACCTGTACAGTATCTTCACAACTGGTTAGTGAAATTTCTGGACCCGATTCTCCGATAAGAGTAGGCTCTATTTCATCCGCTTCTAATGCCATTGTTGTTATACTTTCGGCTCCACACATTCCTGATGCTTGACACCGGACCTCGCATTTTTTATGACATACCATACCACAATCTCTGCACTGTACCGCATCTTTTAGCCAAatctatgtaaatatataaattttgttactcaatataaaacatttaaaaaaaaataattgtaaaaacatCGACCttttttgtacaaaaatcGCAATGTGTTGCTCTATGAAAGTGAGTTCTAATAAAatcatgcatttttttttcaacaatttcttcACTCAAAGATGGTTGTGTTTTAATAGCTTctgtattttctttctttcccatATCAAGCATGTGGCGATTTGAATAACTGGATTcccatatataagataataaaatatcaccaTAACAAAGTGTGGGATCAAATCCTGAATAACCTTGTAGTTTTGGATGAACTGTCGTCAAGGAagcttataaaatatagcaataaaaattaatataaaatagataacaataatatcaaaaattatatttaataagattaatacaTACCACTATCAGGTGGTAATAAAGCATGACATTTAAGATAATGACCAGTTGAGGATGTATAGCATTgtgctaaaattaatttcatgggaacattaatatatcctaataattttgcatgaatttctcctcctcttaCACGACCCCACACTCCAATATTTAAGTACTGAAGTTCTGAATCAATTTGGAAAGTTCTAGTTTCTTcaaaagtaattaaagaagcatattccttttctttagtagtataatataaatctgatatatttgttacataactatcattaaaacaaaattgagaATTACTCGATATTGATTGATTTGAAGtagttgaaatttttctggAAGGTGTAGTATCTGGTGTTTGAGCAGTATCATCAGTATGTGCActgctttttcttcttctaaaaaacttattacccatttccaatttatcagcaatttcattttcataatcttttaaatccgaaaatttaatttgagtttcaaatttgattttgctaTCTTCTGCACTAGGTGTATCTCCCTTATTTgatatgaaatcaatttttaatgttttcttatctcctcctctttctgcaaatattttttcactatCCAATTTCATACTAGTTTGCTTGTCTAAATCTGTTTTAGAATACTTTCTTTCAACCCTTATGATAAAACGTCTTTGTACAGcactttttacaaatttagcTACTTGATTCATGTTAGATACTTTTTTACCATCTACTGCTATTAAAATATCTCCTTTCTTCATCTCAGCAATTGCAGCAGGACTTCCAACTATTATAGTTTCAACTAATACACATGTATGACCTATTTCTGGCACAAATTCTTGTTTAAATACTACACCAAGTTGCTGTGATCCAActttactaataattaaatccaaCACCATGTAAGGAACACCAGTATATTGAGTTAAATATACCCAAGGTGTTGAGTCTATGCttattgtacaatatatttcaacttGTGATCTGTCCTCTGCATTAAGTATATTAGGTCCAAGATTTAATCTAGTTACTTCAACCAATGATACTTCCAAATAACCTGGTATTAATTGCATATTAGCGacctgaataaaaatttttaaatatttgt encodes:
- the LOC107997059 gene encoding PDZ domain-containing protein 8 isoform X2; the protein is MDIFEFICVSVITFMCGIICTIVLEFYFFKKFLEQAPLANSPKKSLHHDKAQLPKELLEKIQDEKTNSINISRQGMCQGNENLAINLTLQFLFNELRNAERVRLWLYRKLNNEFKELLTQSTTGKLLDSVQLRDLNLGSQFPTIKGLEVADSKIDADTGLLETLDLSLDLHYSGNFQLSIDVKMLLGKTAYMALQVKRISGRARLQFTRVPYTHWSLSFYSDPILELEVQSQFQGRQLQPQIISLITGQIRRAVRRKHTLPRYKMRYKPFFRRLNDEAVDLSEVANMQLIPGYLEVSLVEVTRLNLGPNILNAEDRSQVEIYCTISIDSTPWVYLTQYTGVPYMVLDLIISKVGSQQLGVVFKQEFVPEIGHTCVLVETIIVGSPAAIAEMKKGDILIAVDGKKVSNMNQVAKFVKSAVQRRFIIRVERKYSKTDLDKQTSMKLDSEKIFAERGGDKKTLKIDFISNKGDTPSAEDSKIKFETQIKFSDLKDYENEIADKLEMGNKFFRRRKSSAHTDDTAQTPDTTPSRKISTTSNQSISSNSQFCFNDSYVTNISDLYYTTKEKEYASLITFEETRTFQIDSELQYLNIGVWGRVRGGEIHAKLLGYINVPMKLILAQCYTSSTGHYLKCHALLPPDSASLTTVHPKLQGYSGFDPTLCYGDILLSYIWESSYSNRHMLDMGKKENTEAIKTQPSLSEEIVEKKMHDFIRTHFHRATHCDFCTKKIWLKDAVQCRDCGMVCHKKCEVRCQASGMCGAESITTMALEADEIEPTLIGESGPEISLTSCEDTVQNSLVGGLGISPDLLEGAEPSVAAPLVAGDLDDGLMSRAKDTGKFLYKHLEPQERVEKINIMMGKLKTALDAETTSRLELSQSGEMDSIKLIAQSDLRVQALSVLLLHYCAGLQHAQEVLDRSQRNKES
- the LOC107997059 gene encoding PDZ domain-containing protein 8 isoform X1 — protein: MDIFEFICVSVITFMCGIICTIVLEFYFFKKFLEQAPLANSPKKSLHHDKAQLPKELLEKIQDEKTNSINISRQGMCQGNENLAINLTLQFLFNELRNAERVRLWLYRKLNNEFKELLTQSTTGKLLDSVQLRDLNLGSQFPTIKGLEVADSKIDADTGLLETLDLSLDLHYSGNFQLSIDVKMLLGKTAYMALQVKRISGRARLQFTRVPYTHWSLSFYSDPILELEVQSQFQGRQLQPQIISLITGQIRRAVRRKHTLPRYKMRYKPFFRRLNDEAVDLSEVANMQLIPGYLEVSLVEVTRLNLGPNILNAEDRSQVEIYCTISIDSTPWVYLTQYTGVPYMVLDLIISKVGSQQLGVVFKQEFVPEIGHTCVLVETIIVGSPAAIAEMKKGDILIAVDGKKVSNMNQVAKFVKSAVQRRFIIRVERKYSKTDLDKQTSMKLDSEKIFAERGGDKKTLKIDFISNKGDTPSAEDSKIKFETQIKFSDLKDYENEIADKLEMGNKFFRRRKSSAHTDDTAQTPDTTPSRKISTTSNQSISSNSQFCFNDSYVTNISDLYYTTKEKEYASLITFEETRTFQIDSELQYLNIGVWGRVRGGEIHAKLLGYINVPMKLILAQCYTSSTGHYLKCHALLPPDSASLTTVHPKLQGYSGFDPTLCYGDILLSYIWESSYSNRHMLDMGKKENTEAIKTQPSLSEEIVEKKMHDFIRTHFHRATHCDFCTKKIWLKDAVQCRDCGMVCHKKCEVRCQASGMCGAESITTMALEADEIEPTLIGESGPEISLTSCEDTVQGATMMAMKASIANTLMGLKKAGSTSCLAPPASGTGLASRSLPPSPCASRKNSLVGGLGISPDLLEGAEPSVAAPLVAGDLDDGLMSRAKDTGKFLYKHLEPQERVEKINIMMGKLKTALDAETTSRLELSQSGEMDSIKLIAQSDLRVQALSVLLLHYCAGLQHAQEVLDRSQRNKES